A window from Candidatus Epulonipiscium sp. encodes these proteins:
- the hpt gene encoding hypoxanthine phosphoribosyltransferase has product MNQLEILLSEEKIRSRIKELGSQITKDYKGKEICLICVLKGGVMFMVDLSKEINLLVEMDFMAISSYGNESTSSGIVKIIKDLDEPIEGKHVLIVEDIIDSGRTLSYLVKILNDRNPASLRICTLLDKPEKRITNVKVDYVGFTIPDKFVLGYGLDYMQKYRNIPYIAVMKDLD; this is encoded by the coding sequence ATGAATCAGCTAGAAATATTGCTTTCAGAGGAGAAAATCAGAAGTCGTATTAAGGAATTAGGAAGCCAAATAACAAAGGACTATAAAGGAAAAGAAATATGTCTAATCTGTGTTTTAAAGGGTGGAGTCATGTTTATGGTAGACTTATCCAAAGAAATCAACCTTTTAGTAGAAATGGATTTTATGGCAATTTCAAGCTATGGCAATGAATCAACCAGTAGTGGCATCGTAAAGATTATAAAGGATTTAGATGAGCCTATAGAGGGAAAACATGTACTAATTGTAGAAGATATTATTGATTCGGGCCGTACCTTGAGTTATTTAGTAAAGATATTAAATGATAGAAACCCAGCAAGTCTCCGTATTTGTACCCTTTTAGACAAACCGGAAAAAAGGATAACGAATGTTAAAGTGGATTATGTAGGTTTTACTATTCCTGATAAGTTTGTGCTAGGATACGGTCTTGATTATATGCAAAAGTATAGAAATATTCCTTATATAGCGGTTATGAAAGATTTGGACTAA